The Methanosarcina barkeri MS DNA window AGAACGGCCTTATGAAAGGCAAGTCAAGTTCAAGCACGGTTCATGTTACAAAAATAGGAATTGCCTTTACCATCGTAGTAGCAGTTATTCTGGCTTACGTTCTTCCTGGAAGTATTATCGCAAGAGCTACTGCCATGTTCATGGGACTGTGCACATCCGCTTTCCTTCCCCTCTACATTGGAGCGCTGTTCTGGAAACGCACAACAAAAGCCGGAGCAACTGCAAGCCTTGTTATAGGATCAATAAGCAGCCTTTTCTGGCTGGTCTTTGTCCATGCAACAGAAGCAGTGCCTCTAGGAATCTGCCAGGCAATTTTTGGAAAAGAAACTTTACTTACAGGCACCTGGCCCCTTGTAGATCCTATCATGATCGCAACTCCACTGTCCTTCCTTGTCCTGATTGTAGTAAGCCTTATGACACCCAGGTTATCTCCGGAGTTCCTCAAGAAGGCTTTCAGGCTCAGGCTTGAAGATGAAGAAGAAGCATCTGAAGCAACGTCACACAGTGCAGCGGATTCGGCAGGCGTTTAAGCCTGCATCTCCCCAATTCATTTCAGTTTCACAGTTTATTTCAGTATTGCAGTTTATTTTTTTAGTTTCACAGTTTATTTCAGTATTGCAGTTTATTTTTTAGTTTCGCAGTTTATTTCAGTTTATTTTTTAGTTTTGCTCCCTTATTTCCTGCTTATTCTAGGAAGTTCTCAATTTTCTTTTCTAACAGGTAGGGTCTGCCCTCCATGAGGCATAAGGTGAATTTTTGCGTCAGGATTTTCCGATAGCACTGCAGACAAGGCCTCCTCTACACTTACCATAGGAGTAAAGAATGCATTTCTTGTTTGCTCGTCTGAAAGTTTTGAAACCAGATAAAGCTTAAATCTTTTTGAAGTTTTTGCAATGATTGCCGTCTTGTGCCCCCCGAATTCAAAACATTTTTTGAAACGCTCAATCGCGTCGTCTGGGCTTCGACACTCTCTGTTCCAGCATTCGTAGACCTGGTTTCCTATCCCTTCGGCACATTCGGCTACAAGAATGATGGAACCTCCCGCTTTCACAGCCTGAGTTGCATTGTCAAGCGCCTTATTTGCCTGGAAGAGATTGATATCTTTAGGAAAGCCTCCGCAGGAAACAATTACCGCATCAGCAGGCTCCACAGACACTTTATACATGGAATCCACAACTTCCACGCCTTTCCTGTGAGCCTCGATAAAGTCCCCGGCAACGGCAGCAACTATCTTTTTTTTACTGTCAAGCACCACATTCAGGATAAAATCAAGGCCGAATATTTTTGCGGCTTCTTCCATGTCCTGCCTGACAGGCCCATCAACCCTTCCGGAAACAGCTTTTTCATCGATCATCATTTTATGGTTTGTAATAACTGTTTCTTTCGAGCTTACACCAGGCAGTATGGACTTTGCCCCTCCACTGTATCCTGCATAATAATGGAATTCAATGCTTCCGGTCCCTATAACAACATCGGCATCCATAATGTCTTCAAAGACCTCAATCGGGGTTCCACGGGAAGTTATGCCAATGCGTCTGCACCTGCCGGTATCATGCTGAATGCAACGAATTTTTTTGTAGACTTCTTCTCCAACCAGTTTTCGGGATTCCTCTTCAGTCTGGTTTCGATGAAGCCCGAGAGCAAAGACAATAGTAATATTTTCGTCCTTTATCCCTCCAAGGTAAAGCTCTTCAAGCAGAGAAGGAAGAAGCTTTGCAGTAGGAGTTGGCCGAGTAACGTCACTAACTATAATTGCAACCTTCGAATCAGGGTTTACAATCTCAGAAATCCTTTTGCTTTTTATGGGATTTTCAAGAGCTTTTTTAATTAAATAAGTTGGATCTTCCTTTTTTTCAGGCTCTGAAGGCAAAATAATGCTGGATACGTTTCTTTCCGGGATATCCAGCTCAAGTGCCGTGCTTCCAAAAGCTAATGATATTGTTTTTGTGTTTTCAATCATATTTGGCACTTCACTTGACCTTTTTTCTATATTTGCTTTTATAATTGTCTTCTTTTACAGCTATCATTTCATATCTGTCTTTTATAGCCGTCTTCTTATAGCCATCTACTTATAGCCATCTACTTATAGCCGTTTTCTTATAGTTGTCTTTATAGCTGTCTTTTTATTTCATTATGGGCAGAGTCCACCCGCCATTGGGCATAACATGGACTTTAGCGTCAGGGTTTTCTGAAAAAATCTTTTCAAGTGCTTCTTCGACGCTTTTTACAGGAGTAAAGAAAGTATTTCTGCTTTCAGTGTCCGGAAGTTTAGAGACAAGATAAAGTTTGAAGGTTTTTGCAGCCCTCCCAACAGTGGCAGCTTTGTGTCCCCCAAATTCAAAACATTTTCTGAATTTCTGTATCGCCTCATCGGGAGTTTTGCATTCTGTACTCCAGCGCTCATATACCTTATTCCCGATCCCTTCAGTACATTCAGCCACAAGCACTATTACTCCTCCTTTTTTTACAGCAAAAACTGCATTTTCAAGGGATTTTGTCGCCTGGAAAAGGTTAATGTCTTTTGGAAAACCTCCGCACGAGACAATTGCTGCATCCGCAGGTTCTACAGGCACCTTGTACATGGAATCAACAACTTCTACTCCTTGTCTGTGAGCTTCGATGAAATCTCCAGCAACGGCATCAACTATCTCTTTTTTGCTGTTAAGCACGACATTAAGGATAAAGTTAAGGCCCGCAATCCTTGCAGCTTCCTCTATATTTTGTCGTGCCGGACTGTCGGTTCTGCCTGAGAGAGGGTCTCCTTCAAAGAGTTTGCTATAAAAACTATGATAAGAAAGAATCGATTTTTCCGAACTGACTCCCGGAAGAACAGATTTCCCTCCTCCACTGTATCCCGCATAATAATGAAATTCCAGGGTTCCTGTGCTTATGATAACGTCGGAGTCTGCTACTTCTTCAAAGACTTCTACAGGCGTTCCGAAACTTGTCTCTCCTAGATGCCTGCACCTTTTCCTGTCATGCTGGATGCAGCGAATTTTTTTGTAGACTTCTTCTCCAACCAGTTTTCGGGATTCTTCTTCTGTCTGGTTTCGATGGAGCCCGAGGGCAAAAACAATAGTAATATTTTCATCTTTTACCCCTCCAAGATAAAGCTCATCAAGTAGAGGAGGAAGAAGTTTTGCAGTAGGAGTTGGCCGAGTAACATCACTAACTATGATTGCAACCTTTGAATCAGGGTTTACAATCTCAGAAAGCCTTCGGCTTTTAATGGGATTTTCAAGCGCTTTTTTAATAAGGGAAGCTCTGTCTTCCTTAATTTCAAACTCCGAAGGCAAAATAGCACTGGCAAGATTTCTTTCAGGAATTTCAAACTCAATTCCCGTACTTCCAAAAGCAAGTGATATTTTTTTTATGTTTGCAGTCATGTTTATGCCGATGTTTTATCTTGATATTATTTTTCTTTTTATTATTTTACAATAATAAGGGTAAACAAGTATAAAAAGAACGAGAAGGTAGTTTTAAATGAAAAGGTAATTTTCAAGGAGAGGGTAATTTTAAGGAGGAAGTAATTTTAAGGAGGTAATTTTAAGGAGGTAATTTTAAGGAAGAAGTAATTTTAAGGAAGAAGTAATTTTAACGGCAACTTAAACCTTCGTCTTTTTATCTATAGTACATTTTTATTGCTTTACAGTCAAAGTCCACCCACCATTTGGCATAACATGGATTTTAGCATCAGGATTTTCTGAAAGAACCTTCTCAAG harbors:
- the larA gene encoding nickel-dependent lactate racemase, giving the protein MTANIKKISLAFGSTGIEFEIPERNLASAILPSEFEIKEDRASLIKKALENPIKSRRLSEIVNPDSKVAIIVSDVTRPTPTAKLLPPLLDELYLGGVKDENITIVFALGLHRNQTEEESRKLVGEEVYKKIRCIQHDRKRCRHLGETSFGTPVEVFEEVADSDVIISTGTLEFHYYAGYSGGGKSVLPGVSSEKSILSYHSFYSKLFEGDPLSGRTDSPARQNIEEAARIAGLNFILNVVLNSKKEIVDAVAGDFIEAHRQGVEVVDSMYKVPVEPADAAIVSCGGFPKDINLFQATKSLENAVFAVKKGGVIVLVAECTEGIGNKVYERWSTECKTPDEAIQKFRKCFEFGGHKAATVGRAAKTFKLYLVSKLPDTESRNTFFTPVKSVEEALEKIFSENPDAKVHVMPNGGWTLPIMK
- the larA gene encoding nickel-dependent lactate racemase; translation: MIENTKTISLAFGSTALELDIPERNVSSIILPSEPEKKEDPTYLIKKALENPIKSKRISEIVNPDSKVAIIVSDVTRPTPTAKLLPSLLEELYLGGIKDENITIVFALGLHRNQTEEESRKLVGEEVYKKIRCIQHDTGRCRRIGITSRGTPIEVFEDIMDADVVIGTGSIEFHYYAGYSGGAKSILPGVSSKETVITNHKMMIDEKAVSGRVDGPVRQDMEEAAKIFGLDFILNVVLDSKKKIVAAVAGDFIEAHRKGVEVVDSMYKVSVEPADAVIVSCGGFPKDINLFQANKALDNATQAVKAGGSIILVAECAEGIGNQVYECWNRECRSPDDAIERFKKCFEFGGHKTAIIAKTSKRFKLYLVSKLSDEQTRNAFFTPMVSVEEALSAVLSENPDAKIHLMPHGGQTLPVRKEN